A genomic stretch from Pieris napi chromosome 18, ilPieNapi1.2, whole genome shotgun sequence includes:
- the LOC125058627 gene encoding chymotrypsin-2-like, which yields MQSIIRKMFVQVGLLLLLSRGLLGESDFTDIDGDTRIVGGQDAPEDFAIYQVSIRKHNKNQEWHTCGGSIIHEEWVLTAGHCTYGVDAKVLSIVVGSNLLIFGGDSYKIKKIITHENYAKKDLRNDIALMKVDGKIKMKKNVRAIKLMKQPVAAGTICALTGWGEINDKRTVPNKLQIMFYRTINNKECNKRLKGFNFAPIDDKQLCVRGPDKKGACRGDSGGPLVARDGNKNIVQVGVVSWGTIPCAKNYPDVFASISGYSDWIDKHMKD from the exons ATGCAAAGTATAATCAGAAAAATGTTTGTTCAAGTGGGGTTGCTGCTTCTACTTTCGCGGGGACTTCTGG GCGAGTCTGATTTCACGGATATTGATGGAGATACGCGAATCGTAGGGGGTCAAGATGCTCCAGAGGACTTCGCGATTTACCAAGTCTCCATACGTAAGCACAACAAGAATCAAGAATGGCACACGTGTGGCGGATCTATCATACACGAAGAATGGGTTTTAACAGCTGGTCACTGCACATATGG tgTTGATGCCAAAGTACTGTCCATAGTGGTTGGATCAAacctactcatatttggtggCGACAGttacaaaataaagaaaattatcacTCACGAGAATTATGCAAAAAAAGATTTAAGGAATGACATAGCTCTTATGAAAGTCGACGGGAAAATCAAAATGAAGAAGAACGTTAGGGCAATCAAATTGATGAAACAGCCTGTTGCTGCTGGAACAATTTGTGCTCTGACAGGATGGGGGGAAATTAAC GATAAAAGAACTGTGCCGAACAAACTTCAAATTATGTTCTACAGGACAATTAACAACAAGGAGTGCAACAAGAGGTTAAAAGGTTTCAATTTCGCACCAATCGATGACAAACAGCTCTGCGTGAGAGGACCAGATAAGAAGGGTGCCTGTAGA GGTGATTCAGGAGGTCCTCTGGTCGCTCGTGATGGAAACAAAAACATTGTTCAAGTTGGAGTCGTGTCCTGGGGGACAATCCCGTGCGCTAAAAACTACCCGGATGTTTTTGCGTCAATTTCTGGCTATTCTGACTGGATTGACAAACATATGAaggattaa